A stretch of the Panicum virgatum strain AP13 chromosome 9N, P.virgatum_v5, whole genome shotgun sequence genome encodes the following:
- the LOC120688301 gene encoding probable LL-diaminopimelate aminotransferase, chloroplastic isoform X3, with translation MAAAPTGGPAITMASRTSHRQPAGRMPVTVRCVSIPPAADTAYKTSVPRNANMTKLQAGYLFPEIARRRAAHLLKYPDAEIISLGIGDTTEPIPDVITNAMAERAHALSTIDGYSGYGAEQGEKKLRAAIAATYYADIGIEDSDIFVSDGAKCDISRLQVLFGSNVTIAVQDPSYPAYVDSSVIMGQTDLYQQDVQKYGNIEYMRCNPENGFFPDLSTVPRTDIIFFCSPNNPTGAAASRDQLTKLVKFAKDNGSIIVYDSAYAMYISDDSPKSIFEIPGAKEVAIETASFSKYAGFTGVRLGWTVVPKELLFSDGHPVAKDFNRIVCTCFNGASNIAQAGGLACLSTEGLKAMRDVVGFYKENTEIIVDTFTSLGFNVYGAKNAPYVWVHFPDRNSWDVFAEILEKANVVTTPGSGFGPGGEGFVRVSAFGHRENIIEAARRLKQLYK, from the exons atggcagcaGCCCCCACCGGCGGCCCCGCCATCAccat GGCGTCGAGGACCAGCCACCGCCAACCCGCCGGGAGAATGCCTGTCACCGTCCGCTGCGTCAGTatcccgccggccgccgataCAG CTTACAAGACTAGTGTCCCGCGCAATGCAAACATGACCAAGCTCCAAGCAGGATATCTGTTTCCTGAG ATAGCCAGGAGAAGAGCAGCTCATTTGCTGAAGTACCCTGATGCTGAGATTATAAGCCTTGGGATAGGTGACACTACCGAGCCCATTCCTGACGTCATAACAAATGCCATGGCAGAG AGAGCACATGCCTTATCAACAATTGATGGCTACAGTGGTTATGGAGCTGAGCAAGGTGAAAAG AAACTAAGGGCAGCAATTGCTGCAACCTACTATGCGGACATTGGTATTGAAGATTCAGACATATTTGTCTCTGATGGTGCCAAATGTGACATTTCTCGCCTCCAG GTCCTTTTTGGATCTAATGTGACAATTGCAGTCCAAGACCCATCATACCCT GCATATGTTGATTCAAGTGTTATCATGGGCCAAACCGACTTATATCAGCAAGATGTTCAGAAGTATGGCAACATTGAGTACATGAGATGCAATCCCGAAAATGGATTTTTCCCTGATCTGTCAACTGTCCCACGAACAGATATAATTTTCTTTTGTTCACCCAACAACCCTACTGGTGCTGCTGCATCTCGGGACCAACTAACAAAACTAGTCAAATTTGCTAAGGACAATGGGTCCATCATTGTCTATGATTCTGCTTATGCTATGTACATATCAGATGATAGTCCAAAGTCCATCTTTGAAATTCCTGGAGCAAAAGAG GTTGCCATTGAGACAGCATCATTCTCAAAATATGCTGGGTTCACTGGTGTCCGTCTAGGTTGGACTGTTGTCCCCAAGGAACTTCTTTTCTCAGATGGACATCCAGTTGCTAAAGATTTCAACCGCATAGTCTGCACTTGCTTCAATGGCGCATCAAACATTGCTCAAGCTGGTGGCTTAGCTTGCCTCTCTACAGAGGGCCTGAAG GCTATGCGTGACGTCGTTGGCTTCTACAAGGAGAACACTGAAATAATTGTTGACACATTTACATCGCTTGGGTTCAACGTGTATGGTGCCAAGAACGCTCCTTATGTGTGGGTGCACTTCCCTGATCGCAATTCGTGGGATGTGTTCGCTGAGATCCTCGAGAAGGCAAACGTTGTCACTACTCCTGGCAGTGGATTTGGACCAGGCGGCGAAGGCTTTGTGAGGGTCAGTGCATTCGGCCACAGAGAGAACATCATTGAAGCCGCTAGGAGATTAAAGCAACTGTACAAATGA
- the LOC120688301 gene encoding probable LL-diaminopimelate aminotransferase, chloroplastic isoform X4 → MAAAPTGGPAITMSSSSFLSPSPFYVKYRTAPRSRASRTSHRQPAGRMPVTVRCVSIPPAADTAYKTSVPRNANMTKLQAGYLFPEIARRRAAHLLKYPDAEIISLGIGDTTEPIPDVITNAMAERAHALSTIDGYSGYGAEQGEKKLRAAIAATYYADIGIEDSDIFVSDGAKCDISRLQVLFGSNVTIAVQDPSYPAYVDSSVIMGQTDLYQQDVQKYGNIEYMRCNPENGFFPDLSTVPRTDIIFFCSPNNPTGAAASRDQLTKLVKFAKDNGSIIVYDSAYAMYISDDSPKSIFEIPGAKEVAIETASFSKYAGFTGVRLGWTVVPKELLFSDGHPVAKDFNRIVCTCFNGASNIAQAGGLACLSTEGLKAGYA, encoded by the exons atggcagcaGCCCCCACCGGCGGCCCCGCCATCAccatgtcctcctcctccttcctctctccgtCGCCGTTCTATGTCAAGTACCGAACTGCTCCCCGTTCCCG GGCGTCGAGGACCAGCCACCGCCAACCCGCCGGGAGAATGCCTGTCACCGTCCGCTGCGTCAGTatcccgccggccgccgataCAG CTTACAAGACTAGTGTCCCGCGCAATGCAAACATGACCAAGCTCCAAGCAGGATATCTGTTTCCTGAG ATAGCCAGGAGAAGAGCAGCTCATTTGCTGAAGTACCCTGATGCTGAGATTATAAGCCTTGGGATAGGTGACACTACCGAGCCCATTCCTGACGTCATAACAAATGCCATGGCAGAG AGAGCACATGCCTTATCAACAATTGATGGCTACAGTGGTTATGGAGCTGAGCAAGGTGAAAAG AAACTAAGGGCAGCAATTGCTGCAACCTACTATGCGGACATTGGTATTGAAGATTCAGACATATTTGTCTCTGATGGTGCCAAATGTGACATTTCTCGCCTCCAG GTCCTTTTTGGATCTAATGTGACAATTGCAGTCCAAGACCCATCATACCCT GCATATGTTGATTCAAGTGTTATCATGGGCCAAACCGACTTATATCAGCAAGATGTTCAGAAGTATGGCAACATTGAGTACATGAGATGCAATCCCGAAAATGGATTTTTCCCTGATCTGTCAACTGTCCCACGAACAGATATAATTTTCTTTTGTTCACCCAACAACCCTACTGGTGCTGCTGCATCTCGGGACCAACTAACAAAACTAGTCAAATTTGCTAAGGACAATGGGTCCATCATTGTCTATGATTCTGCTTATGCTATGTACATATCAGATGATAGTCCAAAGTCCATCTTTGAAATTCCTGGAGCAAAAGAG GTTGCCATTGAGACAGCATCATTCTCAAAATATGCTGGGTTCACTGGTGTCCGTCTAGGTTGGACTGTTGTCCCCAAGGAACTTCTTTTCTCAGATGGACATCCAGTTGCTAAAGATTTCAACCGCATAGTCTGCACTTGCTTCAATGGCGCATCAAACATTGCTCAAGCTGGTGGCTTAGCTTGCCTCTCTACAGAGGGCCTGAAG GCAGGCTATGCGTGA
- the LOC120688301 gene encoding probable LL-diaminopimelate aminotransferase, chloroplastic isoform X2 yields MAAAPTGGPAITMSSSSFLSPSPFYVKASRTSHRQPAGRMPVTVRCVSIPPAADTAYKTSVPRNANMTKLQAGYLFPEIARRRAAHLLKYPDAEIISLGIGDTTEPIPDVITNAMAERAHALSTIDGYSGYGAEQGEKKLRAAIAATYYADIGIEDSDIFVSDGAKCDISRLQVLFGSNVTIAVQDPSYPAYVDSSVIMGQTDLYQQDVQKYGNIEYMRCNPENGFFPDLSTVPRTDIIFFCSPNNPTGAAASRDQLTKLVKFAKDNGSIIVYDSAYAMYISDDSPKSIFEIPGAKEVAIETASFSKYAGFTGVRLGWTVVPKELLFSDGHPVAKDFNRIVCTCFNGASNIAQAGGLACLSTEGLKAMRDVVGFYKENTEIIVDTFTSLGFNVYGAKNAPYVWVHFPDRNSWDVFAEILEKANVVTTPGSGFGPGGEGFVRVSAFGHRENIIEAARRLKQLYK; encoded by the exons atggcagcaGCCCCCACCGGCGGCCCCGCCATCAccatgtcctcctcctccttcctctctccgtCGCCGTTCTATGTCAA GGCGTCGAGGACCAGCCACCGCCAACCCGCCGGGAGAATGCCTGTCACCGTCCGCTGCGTCAGTatcccgccggccgccgataCAG CTTACAAGACTAGTGTCCCGCGCAATGCAAACATGACCAAGCTCCAAGCAGGATATCTGTTTCCTGAG ATAGCCAGGAGAAGAGCAGCTCATTTGCTGAAGTACCCTGATGCTGAGATTATAAGCCTTGGGATAGGTGACACTACCGAGCCCATTCCTGACGTCATAACAAATGCCATGGCAGAG AGAGCACATGCCTTATCAACAATTGATGGCTACAGTGGTTATGGAGCTGAGCAAGGTGAAAAG AAACTAAGGGCAGCAATTGCTGCAACCTACTATGCGGACATTGGTATTGAAGATTCAGACATATTTGTCTCTGATGGTGCCAAATGTGACATTTCTCGCCTCCAG GTCCTTTTTGGATCTAATGTGACAATTGCAGTCCAAGACCCATCATACCCT GCATATGTTGATTCAAGTGTTATCATGGGCCAAACCGACTTATATCAGCAAGATGTTCAGAAGTATGGCAACATTGAGTACATGAGATGCAATCCCGAAAATGGATTTTTCCCTGATCTGTCAACTGTCCCACGAACAGATATAATTTTCTTTTGTTCACCCAACAACCCTACTGGTGCTGCTGCATCTCGGGACCAACTAACAAAACTAGTCAAATTTGCTAAGGACAATGGGTCCATCATTGTCTATGATTCTGCTTATGCTATGTACATATCAGATGATAGTCCAAAGTCCATCTTTGAAATTCCTGGAGCAAAAGAG GTTGCCATTGAGACAGCATCATTCTCAAAATATGCTGGGTTCACTGGTGTCCGTCTAGGTTGGACTGTTGTCCCCAAGGAACTTCTTTTCTCAGATGGACATCCAGTTGCTAAAGATTTCAACCGCATAGTCTGCACTTGCTTCAATGGCGCATCAAACATTGCTCAAGCTGGTGGCTTAGCTTGCCTCTCTACAGAGGGCCTGAAG GCTATGCGTGACGTCGTTGGCTTCTACAAGGAGAACACTGAAATAATTGTTGACACATTTACATCGCTTGGGTTCAACGTGTATGGTGCCAAGAACGCTCCTTATGTGTGGGTGCACTTCCCTGATCGCAATTCGTGGGATGTGTTCGCTGAGATCCTCGAGAAGGCAAACGTTGTCACTACTCCTGGCAGTGGATTTGGACCAGGCGGCGAAGGCTTTGTGAGGGTCAGTGCATTCGGCCACAGAGAGAACATCATTGAAGCCGCTAGGAGATTAAAGCAACTGTACAAATGA
- the LOC120688301 gene encoding probable LL-diaminopimelate aminotransferase, chloroplastic isoform X1: MAAAPTGGPAITMSSSSFLSPSPFYVKYRTAPRSRASRTSHRQPAGRMPVTVRCVSIPPAADTAYKTSVPRNANMTKLQAGYLFPEIARRRAAHLLKYPDAEIISLGIGDTTEPIPDVITNAMAERAHALSTIDGYSGYGAEQGEKKLRAAIAATYYADIGIEDSDIFVSDGAKCDISRLQVLFGSNVTIAVQDPSYPAYVDSSVIMGQTDLYQQDVQKYGNIEYMRCNPENGFFPDLSTVPRTDIIFFCSPNNPTGAAASRDQLTKLVKFAKDNGSIIVYDSAYAMYISDDSPKSIFEIPGAKEVAIETASFSKYAGFTGVRLGWTVVPKELLFSDGHPVAKDFNRIVCTCFNGASNIAQAGGLACLSTEGLKAMRDVVGFYKENTEIIVDTFTSLGFNVYGAKNAPYVWVHFPDRNSWDVFAEILEKANVVTTPGSGFGPGGEGFVRVSAFGHRENIIEAARRLKQLYK; this comes from the exons atggcagcaGCCCCCACCGGCGGCCCCGCCATCAccatgtcctcctcctccttcctctctccgtCGCCGTTCTATGTCAAGTACCGAACTGCTCCCCGTTCCCG GGCGTCGAGGACCAGCCACCGCCAACCCGCCGGGAGAATGCCTGTCACCGTCCGCTGCGTCAGTatcccgccggccgccgataCAG CTTACAAGACTAGTGTCCCGCGCAATGCAAACATGACCAAGCTCCAAGCAGGATATCTGTTTCCTGAG ATAGCCAGGAGAAGAGCAGCTCATTTGCTGAAGTACCCTGATGCTGAGATTATAAGCCTTGGGATAGGTGACACTACCGAGCCCATTCCTGACGTCATAACAAATGCCATGGCAGAG AGAGCACATGCCTTATCAACAATTGATGGCTACAGTGGTTATGGAGCTGAGCAAGGTGAAAAG AAACTAAGGGCAGCAATTGCTGCAACCTACTATGCGGACATTGGTATTGAAGATTCAGACATATTTGTCTCTGATGGTGCCAAATGTGACATTTCTCGCCTCCAG GTCCTTTTTGGATCTAATGTGACAATTGCAGTCCAAGACCCATCATACCCT GCATATGTTGATTCAAGTGTTATCATGGGCCAAACCGACTTATATCAGCAAGATGTTCAGAAGTATGGCAACATTGAGTACATGAGATGCAATCCCGAAAATGGATTTTTCCCTGATCTGTCAACTGTCCCACGAACAGATATAATTTTCTTTTGTTCACCCAACAACCCTACTGGTGCTGCTGCATCTCGGGACCAACTAACAAAACTAGTCAAATTTGCTAAGGACAATGGGTCCATCATTGTCTATGATTCTGCTTATGCTATGTACATATCAGATGATAGTCCAAAGTCCATCTTTGAAATTCCTGGAGCAAAAGAG GTTGCCATTGAGACAGCATCATTCTCAAAATATGCTGGGTTCACTGGTGTCCGTCTAGGTTGGACTGTTGTCCCCAAGGAACTTCTTTTCTCAGATGGACATCCAGTTGCTAAAGATTTCAACCGCATAGTCTGCACTTGCTTCAATGGCGCATCAAACATTGCTCAAGCTGGTGGCTTAGCTTGCCTCTCTACAGAGGGCCTGAAG GCTATGCGTGACGTCGTTGGCTTCTACAAGGAGAACACTGAAATAATTGTTGACACATTTACATCGCTTGGGTTCAACGTGTATGGTGCCAAGAACGCTCCTTATGTGTGGGTGCACTTCCCTGATCGCAATTCGTGGGATGTGTTCGCTGAGATCCTCGAGAAGGCAAACGTTGTCACTACTCCTGGCAGTGGATTTGGACCAGGCGGCGAAGGCTTTGTGAGGGTCAGTGCATTCGGCCACAGAGAGAACATCATTGAAGCCGCTAGGAGATTAAAGCAACTGTACAAATGA